In Papaver somniferum cultivar HN1 chromosome 1, ASM357369v1, whole genome shotgun sequence, a genomic segment contains:
- the LOC113355481 gene encoding uncharacterized protein LOC113355481: MKEANTTPLTQRLAKALIAQKCSVPAFECYDGSSDPAAHLRYFPSIIKGFTLSWFDNLPPNSINSYDQLTEKFLATYMYNKVVNTGMDKHFSLAIKYKETIREYTDRWHKICQAIENVDPEVIINCYKWGLDRMSPLFVDIHRTIPATEGDLRIITEKHARLEEIQRENPRAQTQRPPRTNSVEQDIGSKRGGSDERPGEDKRKRRDDRRRDDRKFEDQVYMKLNTIYSRILKEIKGRDDLDCPWSKGKQPPRSEKSREYCEYHCFNGHQTEKCKNLKIMIQKLIDAGDLKQYVQKDDTEDRAKRSTQVQLPEGNRTVNTISCSETTGPSLTSQIGKRLRKQFEDYCELYKIDGIEVDEHEHWMDAPMVFDAEDVEEDMEDHNDPLVLTLPVAGCGIKKILIDGGSSVNVLFYDTFK, encoded by the exons ATGAAGGAAGCAAATACTACTCCATTGACGCAGCGTCTGGCCAAAGCTCTCATTGCCCAAAAATGTTCAGTCCCAGCATTCGAGTGTTACGACGGATCCAGCGATCCCGCAGCCCATCTGCG ATATTTTCCCTCAATTATTAAAGGGTTCACGTTGTCCTGGTTCGACaacttgccaccaaactccattAATTCTTACGACCAGCTCACCGAGAAATTCTTGGCAACTTATATGTACAACAAGgtcgtcaacaccggaatggataaacatTTCTCATTGGCAATCAAGTACAaggagaccatcagagaatacaCTGATAGGTGGCACAAGATTTGTCAAGCCATAGAAAATGTAGATCCGGAAGTTatcatcaactgctacaagtgggggcTGGATAGGATGAGCCCACTGTTCGTTGATATCCACAGAACCATCCCTGCTActgagggagatcttcgaataatcaCAGAGAAACATGCCAGATTAGAAGAGATTCAACgagaaaatcccagagctcaaaCCCAGAGGCCCCCACGGACCAACTCCGTGGAACAAGACATCGGGTCCAAAAGAGGTGGTTCAGATGAACGACCTGGCGAAGACAAAAGAAAACGAAGAGATGATCGTCGACGGGATGACCGGAAGTTCGAAGACCAGGTCTATATGAAGTTAAATACCATCTATTCGCGCATCCTGAAGGAAATCAAGGGTCGGGATGATCTCGATTgtccatggtccaagggaaagcaacCCCCAAGATCTGAGAAGTCTAGAgaatactgtgaatatcactgtttcaatgGCCACCAAACAGagaagtgcaaaaatctcaagataatgattcagaaGCTGATTGATGCAGGGGATCTTAAGCAGTATGTACAGAAGGATGACACCGAAGATAGGGCAAAACGAAGCACGCAAGTCCAACTGCCTGAAGGAAACCGCACTGTTAATACCATCTCATGTTCTGAGACCACGGGGCCATCCCTAACTTCCCAAATAGGGAAAAGATTGAGGAAGCAATTTGAAGACTATTGTGAGCTATACAAAATCGACGGAATAGAAGTGGACGAACATGAGCATTGGATGGACGCACCCATGGTTTTCGACgctgaggatgttgaagaagatatggaggatCACAACGACCCTCTAGTTCTCACGCTACCAGTAGCAGGGTGCGGtatcaaaaagatcctcatcgatggAGGGAGCTCAGTCAATGTTCTGTTCTATGATACATTCAAATGA
- the LOC113309677 gene encoding receptor like protein 29-like, translating to MSPLITTIPLLLFFSLPCFLSTTTNVHPKKQNPKINNNTLQTNMDPFEQDTLFKIMESMSSARNWRVSNPNPCKPGASWPGLECKTNNKDAHYHVIRLDFGSPPNPTCKKTATFPSQIFNLPYLQSAFFFHCFTLTKTTLKIISSSSSSPSTLQQLSLRSNQALVGPIPPQISSLKSLEILTLSQNQLHGEIPVEVFSLPSLIHLDLSYNSLLGTIPNQMGNLRNLVGLDLSYNSLSGTIPTTIGNLDLLQKLDLSSNSLTGAVPETVEKLKLLAFLALSNNRFKGKFPKGITKLESLEYLLMDGNSMFMSLPNELGNLVKLQELRLGNSGYSGEIPTNFSRLMNLSTLSLENNRLTGEIPVGLSNLSHIYHLNLSRNMLSGVVPFNNGFLKRLGRNLDLSGNPKLCLNASQDGVKIGTVNVCGSSSKNGYLIQQPFRKSDASPCASFSLFSFITVLGIYQTLF from the coding sequence ATGTCTCCACTGATTACTACCATTCCTCTACTCCTCTTCTTCTCCCTGCCTTGTTTTCTCTCTACCACTACTAATGTCCATCCTAAAAAACAGAACCCAAAGATCAACAACAATACTCTTCAAACAAACATGGATCCATTTGAACAAGACACCTTGTTTAAAATCATGGAATCCATGTCTTCCGCTAGGAATTGGAGAGTTTCTAATCCTAATCCATGCAAACCGGGTGCTTCATGGCCTGGTTTAGAATGCAAAACTAATAACAAAGATGCTCATTATCATGTTATTAGACTTGATTTTGGTTCTCCACCCAATCCAACTTGCAAAAAAACAGCTACATTTCCTTCTCAGATATTCAACCTTCCTTACCTTCAATCAGCTTTCTTCTTTCACTGTTTCACTCTTACTAAGACAACTCTAAaaatcatttcttcttcttcttcttctccttctacgCTTCAACAGTTAAGTCTAAGATCAAACCAAGCTTTAGTAGGTCCGATTCCACCACAAATCTCTTCACTaaaatctcttgaaatccttACATTGTCACAAAACCAACTGCACGGAGAAATCCCAGTGGAAGTCTTTAGTTTACCATCTCTTATACATCTTGATTTAAGCTACAATTCTCTCCTTGGAACTATTCCCAACCAAATGGGTAACCTTAGAAACCTTGTAGGACTTGACTTGAGTTATAATTCACTTTCTGGCACAATCCCTACGACAATTGGAAACTTGGATCTACTTCAAAAACTCGATTTAAGCTCAAATTCGCTTACCGGAGCCGTTCCGGAAACTGTAGAGAAGCTCAAGCTGTTGGCATTTCTTGCTCTTAGCAATAACAGATTTAAAGGGAAATTTCCGAAAGGAATAACCAAGCTAGAGAGCTTAGAGTACTTATTAATGGATGGTAATTCAATGTTCATGTCACTGCCAAATGAGCTCGGGAATTTAGTGAAGTTGCAGGAACTTAGACTTGGTAATTCAGGTTATTCCGGGGAGATTCCGACAAATTTTTCTCGTCTTATGAATCTGAGTACATTATCACTTGAGAATAACAGATTAACAGGTGAGATTCCAGTTGGTTTGAGTAATTTATCTCATATATATCATTTGAATTTGAGTAGGAATATGCTAAGTGGCGTTGTTCCTTTTAATAATGGTTTCTTGAAGAGGTTAGGAAGAAATCTTGATTTAAGTGGAAATCCAAAACTTTGTTTAAACGCGTCTCAAGATGGTGTGAAGATTGGTACTGTCAATGTCTGTGGATCAAGTAGCAAAAATGGTTATCTTATTCAACAACCATTCAGGAAATCTGATGCTTCTCCATGTGCTTCTTTCAGTTTATTTAGTTTTattactgttttgggaatttatcAGACATTATTTTAG